The nucleotide window CACACTGCCTCCCAAAGGCTTCTTTTAGGCTTCCCCGCCACATCACACGCTTGCTTGCTTTTGCTAATCCGATCCAGAAAAAACGAAACATTCTCCCACGTGCTTCGGGCCTTGCAATAGCAGTAGATGCTACAGACGTGGTGTCATTATCAGATTCCTCAATCGATCAGAAGAAAGGGAATATAACCTGCCCCTCATTGTCcttcaatcatggtgcaatgaaTATCGTAGATAGAGTGATTTCGATCTCATATAGCTAGCTTTCCTTTCAAAGTGAAACGATTTTCCTTTTACGTTGAGATATTTGAATTGGATTTTATTTCACCACTACTATCGTAACGCACAGAAAACACTGACGTTTCCGCTCGCTTTCAACCACTGCCACTTTACCTGAGCACTGTGACGCAGTCGGTCAAGTATTGAGTTTCTGCTAGTATATCAAGGACTTATGAGAACTGAAAAGAAAAAAACGAAAAAAGGAATTCTCATAGTTCATTGAATTAAGGGAGGGCCATTCGTGGGGGGTTCGTGGAAGAGTTGGGTTCGATTCCCTTTATACGCGATGTGGCGAAAAAGACCGATTCAACAAAATATGCCATGCCAGCATTAAGATTTAAAACGTGTCGTCTACTTCCAGGAAATGTTCGGAACAGAGAACTTTCTCTAATCCAACGCCGTATTCTCCGAAGATTGAGGAACAAGAGGAGATCCATTAAAAGAAATCTTTCTCGGAGAGAAAATCTAAACAGTAACATCAAATCACAAACTACACGAAAGTTGTCTCTTTATTATGGGGATTTACCCATAAGGGAGATGCACAGAGGAAGAGAACGAACTTCATATATCCCTTTTTTACTCAATCAAGAAACAAGATCGGACGTGATTCCGGTTCGTCTCCATTTTAGTGACACTCTTCCTCAAGCAAGGCAGCCGATAAGTCATCGAAGGGTTTGTTTGAATAATGGACTGGTAACCATTACTCATTTGAAAGTTTCCCACGGTGATCTAATATCTTTTAAAGAAAATGACGCGAGAACCCGCGGTTTTGAAATAAGGAGATCTTTCTATATCGACATATCAGTTGGAAAAATCATAGGCAAATTCCTATCGGCCATATCAGTTGGAAAAAGAAGAGGCAAATTCCTACCGGCCAGAATCTGGAGAAGAACAAAAAAAGAATGGTTCCGCTTACTCACAACTCAGAGGGGATGCCGCTTACTACTCAAATCCAAGGAATTGCAAAAGTTGCGTTCTTATATGCAAGAAGAAGACTTTGAAAGAACAAAGAAGTTTGGATCCGCAAAAGTATGCTTAGGCAGTTCCTTCGCTGAGCACAACAGAATGAAGAGGAATTTGTTTCATTTCAAATACTTCTTATTGAAAAGAGGGAAGGAGAAAAACCGAAATCTTCCTACTCGAACAATAAGTCCTTTTGTAGAAAAGTCTTCTTTATATAGTAATTCGACCTATTGCTCCGGATCCCCGTTTACTAGGAAGATAAgaatcaaaaggatcgaactaccTACTCATTATTCGGAGGTGAATCATAGAACACTAAAAGCTGTGGTATCTTATGGACCTAACATAGGTCACATCCCTCACGACATAAGATTGAAAGATCCAAACCTTCCTCTTCGGAGCGGAAACGGACGTGGCCAAAACATATAAAAAAAGATCGGCCTAGTCGCTCATAGGGACATATCTATCCGGATAGAGGATAGTCTAGATCAATTTTGAGAAAAATCTCTCTCTATATAGATAGGTATCTCTGTGGATAGAGATAAAGATAGGGATCCCTATAAATCGAAATATATGGAAAAAGTGCACTTTTTGACTACTACTACTATTTCTTAGACTTTTTCAAGGAAACATCGTTTTTTCGATTTTGACTGAATTGGTCGGAGCGTAGACGAGCAAGCAGAGCCCAGGAAAGAGGTCAGATCGTCATAGAGCAGTCGACTATAAGTATAAGACTGCTGGCCTGAGAGAAGGCAGTCTCTCTCGGGAAACATGGCCCaatttctcttctttcttttcac belongs to Triticum urartu cultivar G1812 chromosome 7, Tu2.1, whole genome shotgun sequence and includes:
- the LOC125521178 gene encoding ribosomal protein S4, mitochondrial-like, with the translated sequence MPALRFKTCRLLPGNVRNRELSLIQRRILRRLRNKRRSIKRNLSRRENLNSNIKSQTTRKLSLYYGDLPIREMHRGRERTSYIPFLLNQETRSDVIPVRLHFSDTLPQARQPISHRRVCLNNGLVTITHLKVSHGDLISFKENDARTRGFEIRRSFYIDISVGKIIGKFLSAISVGKRRGKFLPARIWRRTKKEWFRLLTTQRGCRLLLKSKELQKLRSYMQEEDFERTKKFGSAKVCLGSSFAEHNRMKRNLFHFKYFLLKRGKEKNRNLPTRTISPFVEKSSLYSNSTYCSGSPFTRKIRIKRIELPTHYSEVNHRTLKAVVSYGPNIGHIPHDIRLKDPNLPLRSGNGRGQNI